CACACGCGGGATGCGGCGCTCGTGCGTCAGGAGCTGGAGGGCTGCGCGCTCCTGCTGAGCGGCAACATCCGGAGCGTGGAGGCGCAGCGCCTCGTGGAGTTGGGCTGGCTGCGAGACATCGGTCCCGAGCGGGTGCTCACACCCAAGGTGGTGCTGACCGCGAACCAGCAGGCTCCCGAGCCGATGGCGCGCGCGGCGCGCATCCCGTCGACCGCGTGGCGGACCGCGCGCGAGGCGCTCGACGGCACCAGCGGGCGACCGCGCGGACCGGTGCTGGTGCAGGTCGCCCGGCCCGGCTACGCGCCGGTCATCGCGTGCGCGAAGTGCGGGCAGGCCGCCCGCTGCACCTACTGCAAGGGACCCCTCCACCAGACGCGCGCCGGCGCCCCGCCGTCCTGCACGGTGTGCGGACGGCTCGCCACAGACTGGCAGTGCGAGCACTGCGAGCATCGCCGGTTCCGGTTGGTCACGGTGGGCTCGGGCCGGACCGCTGAGGAGCTCGGGCGTGCCTTCCCGGGCATCCGCGTCATCCTCGCCGACGGCGACCATCCGGTGCAGCGCGTCGGCGCGGCGCCGGCCCTGGTTGTCGCGACCCGCGGCGCCGAGCCGATCGCGGAGGGCGGGTACCAGGCGGTGCTGCTGCTCGACGGCGAGCGGATGCTTGCACGCGAGAGCCTCCACGTCGCCGAGGACTGCCTGCGCTGGTGGCAGAGCGCTGCGGGTCTTGCTGCGGCGGGCGCTCCCACCGTGCTGGTCGGCGTCGGCGGTCCGCTCGCCCGCGACTTCGCGACCGGCCGCCTGGTCGACTTCGCGCACGAAGAGCTGGTCGACCGCCGGGAACTGCGGTTCCCGCCGGCCGTCCGCCTGGCCTCCGTGACCGGCGCCGAGGCGACGGTGGCCGAGGTGCTGGCCGCGGTCGACAGCGGCCTGCTGATCGACGTGCTCGGCCCCGCGCCGGTCGAGCAGGATGCAGGTCCCGCGCGGGCGGTGCGTCCCGCGCCGGACCTCGTGCGCGCCGTCCTCCGCTTCGAATACGCCCACGGCGCCGAAGTCGCCGCGGCCGTCCGCGCCGCCGTCGTCAAGAACGCGACCCGCCGCCGCCGCGCGCCCGCGGGCAAAGCCGGATACCGCCCGGCGCCGACGCTCCGCGTCCGCTTCGACGACCCCGAGATCCTCTGAGCACCTGGTTGACGCAACACGCCGTCGTCGCACCGGTCGCAACGGCGTGTTGTGACAACTAGGTTCACCGCGGCCGGCACGCCGGGCGGCGTCGCCGCTCCGCCGGGCCGTGCGGCAGCGGGGCGGAGTAGGCTTGTTGGCCGTCCCCACCGAAAGAACCTTCATCCATGCGCATCGTCTTCGCCGGCACTCCTGCCGTCGCCATCCCGTCGCTCGAGGCGGTCGCCGCGCGCCACGAGGTGGTCGCCGTCGTCACCCGTGAGGATGCGCCCCTCGGCCGCAAGCGCGTGCTCACGCCGTCGCCGGTAGCGGAGGCGGCCGAGCGGCTCGGGCTGGCCGTGATCAAGGCGAACCGGCTCGGTGACGACGTGACCGAGCGCATCCGCGACCTGCGGCCCGACCTCGGCGCGGTCGTCGCCTACGGCGGGCTCGTCCGCGAGCCGCTGCTGTCTCTTCCGCGACTCGGCTGGGTCAACCTCCACTTCTCCCTGCTCCCGCGCTGGCGCGGGGCGGCCCCCGTCCAGCACGCGCTGATCGCGGGCGACGCCGAGACCGGGGCGGCGGTCTTCCACCTCGTCCCCGAGCTCGACGCGGGCGATGTGTACGCCGAGCTGCGGCATCCCATCGGCGTGGACGATACGGCGGGCGAGCTGCTCGCCGCCCTCGCGGTCGACGGCGCGGCACTGCTCGCCGACACCGCGGATGCGCTCGAGGCCGGCACCGCGGTCGCCGTCCCGCAGAGCGGCGACGTCACCCTGGCCCCGAAACTCGGCCTCGACGATGCGCGCCTCGACCTCACCGAGCCCGCGGACACGGTGTACGGCCGCCTGCGCGGGGTCACTCCCGAGCCCGGCGCGTTCGTCCTGCTGGGGGAGGAGCGGTTCAAGATCCACGCGGCACGACCGGCCCGCGGTGAGGAGCCCCTCGCCCCGGGCGCCGTCGAGACGCGTGACCGGCGCGTCCTCGTGGGCACGGGCACCGACCCGCTGGAGCTGCTCACGGTCCAGCCGGCCGGGAAACGCGCAATGGCCGCCGCGGACTGGCTCCGCGGGGTCGCGTCCGGCGACGCGAAGGTGGTGCTGTCATGAGCGATAACCGAAGCAGGAACCGCAACCAGGACCGCGGCTCCCGCCAGCCGCAGGTGCGCG
This region of Leifsonia sp. fls2-241-R2A-40a genomic DNA includes:
- a CDS encoding primosomal protein N', giving the protein MAAAGRVARVVLDSPLPQLDHLFDYSIPEHLAEEAVPGVRVRVPLRSAGRVADGYLVEVGDPDDGYEGTLSPLEAVVSPARVLTPGVWRLARRLADRSAGTASDILRLAVPGRMVRVEKAWMASRAAAAAAATSSGESMSESASSGDQMSQLGEGGVGVGAAGGPVPVRGYGQRALEDAVARDERIALRAIPRLVALPDGTWVGEWAVTLATLAADCWRGGRTAIVAVPDHRDLEQLAAALAAVAPPEAVVRADAGQTNPDRYRGFLQALSGPRIVIGNRSVVYAPAERLGLLAVWEDSDPLHAEPLSPYVHTRDAALVRQELEGCALLLSGNIRSVEAQRLVELGWLRDIGPERVLTPKVVLTANQQAPEPMARAARIPSTAWRTAREALDGTSGRPRGPVLVQVARPGYAPVIACAKCGQAARCTYCKGPLHQTRAGAPPSCTVCGRLATDWQCEHCEHRRFRLVTVGSGRTAEELGRAFPGIRVILADGDHPVQRVGAAPALVVATRGAEPIAEGGYQAVLLLDGERMLARESLHVAEDCLRWWQSAAGLAAAGAPTVLVGVGGPLARDFATGRLVDFAHEELVDRRELRFPPAVRLASVTGAEATVAEVLAAVDSGLLIDVLGPAPVEQDAGPARAVRPAPDLVRAVLRFEYAHGAEVAAAVRAAVVKNATRRRRAPAGKAGYRPAPTLRVRFDDPEIL
- the fmt gene encoding methionyl-tRNA formyltransferase, which produces MRIVFAGTPAVAIPSLEAVAARHEVVAVVTREDAPLGRKRVLTPSPVAEAAERLGLAVIKANRLGDDVTERIRDLRPDLGAVVAYGGLVREPLLSLPRLGWVNLHFSLLPRWRGAAPVQHALIAGDAETGAAVFHLVPELDAGDVYAELRHPIGVDDTAGELLAALAVDGAALLADTADALEAGTAVAVPQSGDVTLAPKLGLDDARLDLTEPADTVYGRLRGVTPEPGAFVLLGEERFKIHAARPARGEEPLAPGAVETRDRRVLVGTGTDPLELLTVQPAGKRAMAAADWLRGVASGDAKVVLS